The Setaria italica strain Yugu1 chromosome VIII, Setaria_italica_v2.0, whole genome shotgun sequence genome includes the window GGCAGTCCCACTCCGGAAAActaaaaaaacacacacacagagagaaagagagagagagatgtgcATGCCGGCCACTTGGAGACAAAAGGAAAGCTGCAGCCTCTCGGAGATGCATGCAGATACCAGGCAGTGACAAGGCAATGGCGAGAAGAACAAAAGGAAACACTCAACTCCATCGAGTTACACCGTCTACTTGAGCCTGACTGCCTGAGGCGGGGCACATACCAAAGAGCAACTAACACAACAACGCAATACGGCGTAAAACGAAAACATTCACGTAATGTAACCGGAAATTGACAACAATTACAAACAGTCAGTAGGGCGTAAAAAATGTAAATAACATACATTGTTTGTCTGCCACTGAGGCCATCAGGTATACAAGCAAAATGTCTACAAATATTTATCACACTATACAAATGGTACCAGCTTTCAACAGCTCCAGCTCAATCAACCTaatcatcctcatcctcatcctatCCGATTataacatgtatatatatatagcaacaGGTAGCATTTCTCAAACTCTGGCTAGAGATTTTCACTCGCCAAAATTTCCTGATACCATAAAGAATATTAATTCCAAACTGTGATCATCTACAACCCCATAGTTCAACTTCTGCTTACACTGGAAAAATCCGAATCATCATCTAAGCGCTCTGCAAAACCAACCTAGTAGCTTCCCATTGGTGGCATCCCAAATGCTGGCATCGGACCAGGGCCCATTGGAGGCATACCCATTCCACCCATCGGAGGCATGCCCATTCCACCCATCGGAGGTGGAGGACCGCCCATGCCTGGCATCGGCGGAGCGGGCAAAGCGAGAGGAAGCAGCTGGGCGTACATGTTCTGCACAACAGAATGCGACTAGTCATGCCAAATGCCTCAGCACTAATGACTGATTACAGAAACAAAGAGGCGAATACACTTTTACTTTACCTGCTGAGCAACAAGATCTTTCTCCTCTTTCTCTTTCGCTCTTTCCTCATTTTGCGACTCAATTTTGTCCTTAACTAAATCATCAACCTTGCTGCTGTATTCACGAATGAACTGCATGGACGGCAGGGATGTTATTATAAAATGAACTGTGCATAAATAAGCGTCAGTGCAGAAATGGACAGAAATAAGGTACCTGCAACAGATATGGAAAAGCAAAGTCTATCATGTTGTTCATCCATGCAAGCTCAAGGGCAACATCTGGTCGTATCAAGTCATAGCAAATGAAGAGGCAAGAAGCAAAGCATTCTTTCTTCCCCTGCAttacataattgcagatcaaagTTAACTAATCAGAAGTGCAATGCCAAGTAGGCAAATAATAGGCTTTCTACTGTATTTTGAATTGGCGTATCACTGCATCTCATATCATCAATCAAGAGAACAGGTTTAAAACAAACCTGCTCAATGAAATAGACTAGCAAGTCCTCCGACAGTTCACGGTCACCAGACTGCGAGCATGTCTCCATGCAATCCTTGTACATGTTGTCTTTCTTCGATAGAGCAATGGACTGCTTCCATCTGCCAGCCTTCTTGTAAATGTAGGCAGCAATCCTCCTCATCTCAAGCAACTCATGCTTCTCAAGCTGCTCAAGAAATGAACTCATGAGTCATTAATTGAAAGCAAAAACAAGAAGCATTGCATAATTATCTGGTTCATTTTTACCTTCTGGGCAAGACCTATCTGGTCAAAGTTATCATGCATGTCAACTGATTCACGGAGTCTCTCATAGTCTTCCTCTTCAACATAAAGCTCATTCAACGCTTCATTCACAGCAGAGACATTGTTACTCTGAACTGCAACCATATAAGGTTTCACAAGATGCAACTGACCAGCCTGTCAAAAGAGCAACAAGTCAGTTAGATTTTTGGGATGGAATTCAAAACAGGGCTTTCAAGTGCATAAAGGAGATTAGGCCTTCATTCAGATGCAAACCTTGCGCATTATGTCAACAACTCTGGTATGATCCAAACGAAGCGCAAGCACATTTAGCATATCATTGATGAGATCAGGGTGCTCTTGTAAATAGAAATGAACTGCCTTGTAATATAGCTCAACATTTGCAACTTTAACACAAACATCCTTGAACTGCATATGATCCCATGCATCTGGAGAGTGGTTCATAATAGTGGTGGCAGCATTGTCAAATTCATCATACTGTATGTAGAGGTACGTAAGTTCTTTCCAGTGCTGCTGTTCATCACAAGCCCGGATAAGCTTAGGAATGTTGAGACGGGTGGAGAAAAGTTTGATGTGCTCCATAAGCTTCTCATAGCGGTATCTAGCATACAGAACTCCAAGTTCTGTGAAGATGCCCATGTGTGCACGTTCAAGTCCAAGACCACTCTCCATGAGAGCTATAAGTTCATTGAAACATCCTCTATTTTGGTAGTATTCACTCACTTCTTCCAAGTCATCAACCTAAACAAAAGAAGGTATGTCAGAAAGAAATAGAGCATAGAACCTTTGTCATAGAAGGTTTTGCAGGGACTAGAACAACTATCAGGTACCTGGACAATAATGTTGAGACCACAAATTTGTGCAAGACGGAACTCCTCAGCGTCAACACAAGCAAAGCAGACCTCCTTCCATGTCTTAGCACTGTTAGCCTTGCGAGCAGCATCCACAGCACCTTGGAACTGCTTCAGCTTAACTAGGGTAACAGCCAGCTTAGCCCAGTTTGAGATGAACGCGTAGATGATCTTTGCAGCTTCATATAGTTCTTCATCATACAGACGGTCACCGACATTTTGAAGGTTGGCAACATTTGGCATAAGAATGAACTCTTCAATGTCACTGAGTCTGTCAATCTTAGCATATGCAAAGATGAGTTCTCCATCGACTTTGGGCTCCCGTGCCTTTTGCCTTACCATCAGAAGGTACTTCACTAAATCATTGTACACATTTGCTTCCTCAGCAGCATGGATGACATCAAGGAAATGTGCGGCATCATCTGCACGAATGAAGGACTCGATTGCTTCGCTGACTAGACCCTCACGTAACTGGGCCTTGGCAACCTGGCTCCAAACAGCATCTTCTTCAACACGGAAAGCAAACTCTTCAGCCCTTTCTATGCTCCGGATGTTATCTAAGAGAACATTGACAGCCTGCACATTTAAGTTGAACTTCTTGAATATAGCAAAAGCCTCCTCATACAGTTGTGCCTCAACAGCAACTTCTCCAACAGCAGGTCCATCAAAGTTGTCTAGTCTGTTAACATAGTCCATGACTCTGGATGGGTCTGCCTTGATGGCAGTCAAAATGAGCAGATTCTGCAGATTGAAGTTTCCACTGAATGCGGAATTCTGAAGAACAATCTTTTCAAGAAGCTCGATCAATTCATGAGGGAGGTCAGCAGTCATGAAAGCCTTAACAGCAGCAGATACTTGCTCAGGGCTCTTGCTCTCAGGTAATGCAGTCGAAACCACCTGGTCAATGAGTTGCCTTCTGTATTCATTCTCAGGCTGAAGAACTTTATCCCACAGATCACCATCCATCCTCTCAACAACATATCTGGCATTTCAAATGACATGTAAGCCACTACACAATGGGTATAAAGGTTTCGAACAACATAAGGCGCCACAACAAGAATACATACCTAGCTTGCAGCTTGAACAGAGAGTTTTTGTTAGTGACATTAATAAGCTCATCGTCACACTGCCCACGTCTGTAAGCAACAACAGCAAGTGTAGGATCCCGCTTTTCACAGTATTTACCCACAACACGTGAGTCATAAAATGGGTTAGTAGTAAGGAAATGCTCAGGATTATTGTTGCTGTcgatgatgattttcccaagaGCATTGTGGACATGTACATCTTGGCTACCTTCACTCACTAAGTGCTCCAAGAACTGAGTGAGCAAACGTAGGCGGTTCCTGGTTCACATATCAAACAAATGACAACAGGAAGGAGGGTGTGTATCATTTGACTCGCAGATGGAGGAATATGAGAAACAAACCTCTTCTCGCATTCATCAACCAGTGGCTCAACAGGAAGGAGGGAACGAACAGAAAGAATCAAACCCTTAATAAAATCTTCAGGACACTCATCATCAAGTAGTTGTCCCACTACCAAGGGAGCATTCCCAGGATTCACCTAGAAACAAGAGAGAAGAAATAATCATTCTCATGCTCAACGTAGTACGAGGACTGATGCCCAAAATAACACTTAGTTCAAAGAGGTGCATACTTTCTGCACATAGCCTTCGATATACCGAAGCATGTTGTTTGTGTACAGATAGTGAGTGAGATCTGGCACAAAACCAAAGCGGTCACAAACATTAATCAGTGGACGGGCATCAGGTAGTTTTGCCTCCATCAAGAAATTCTTTGTCTTCTCAGCATCATAGAAGTTAGACTCTCTAGTTACACGTTCAACTTCTTTGATCTGTCCAGTCCTGGCAGCTGCTTCTATGTATTTGAAATGGATATCTGGGTCCTCACTGTTGCATGCAGAGATATCAGGTGTCGCATTTTGAGAAAGATGTTCAAATGTCAAACATCAGGATTACGGAGTAACTACCTGGAGCTCAGATAGGATCCCAAGAAAAAGTAAAGTCCCTCATAAGATTTGAATTGCTCAAATAGTTTTATGCAGGCGTCAACTCCTAACTGCTCGGAGTATTCTTTTGCAGCCTGCAGATGTGCCAAAGATTCACAATAATTAGAATCATTAAGAAAAAGAGCTGCCAGTTGGGCGAGGGGATAGGTCGCAGGAAATTAAACAGGATTACCTGCACAACGATTTGAAGATTTCCCCTCAGATTGACTACTAGAAGGTCCTTCATGCACTCCAAGGCCCACTCTCTTGACAGGGTGCCAAAGAACTCAACGAGTGCCTGTGCAAGAAAGTTGTTAATGGACAAAACAATATAAAAAAACTTCAAACGTAACTGGACGCTACAAACCTGTGGCTCAATGGCATGGGTATTGACAATGACACGCTTGATATCAGGTAATTCTGAGTAATGCTGCGTCACAAAATGTAGGATTAGTTAAACAGATAGGCAAAGAGAAAAATCAGTGCACCAATGCAGAGGTACTGACCTGGAGAGCTCGCAAGTACAAGCCAGCCTTTTCACACAGCTGAGCAATACGAGGGCGGTCGTAATGACTGAACATACCATTAGCAAGAATGGCATCAGCAACATTTGGATAAGTCaccaagtttatctccaaaacCTACAGTGCATTCAGACAGAAGCTGCTGATTAACAAAGAATGTACACGTCCAGGGGCAACCATTCATATCCATAGGGGCAAAACAATTGCTAACCTTGGTTTGAAGAAAAGCGTGCTCTGGCAAATTTGGTTTGAGAACATCCAACAGAAAAGCTGTTGCCTCCCGTATCATATTCCTCTGCAAACGGAAGAATATAAGCCAAGGCATGCAACCAAATTACATAAtactagaaaagccaaaagtATGTTACTAGCCAACAAAACAGGTATATATGAGTACAAAGGATACCTGAAGGAAAAGATCAGTTATAGTATTATAATCTACTGGACAACCTCCCTCCATTTGTGACATCATGAGAGCAAAGTTCACAGCTCCCTGGTTAATGCAAGACAGACAGCGAAACAAGGACTCATAAGGTTAAagaagaacacaaccaagtatCAAACGTCTAATAAATGCCCAATTCTGTTTAAGCATTCAGTTACCTGTGGATCTGTACGTAAAATGGTCTGGAGGAGGAACAGATAATCTGGAGTGTACCCAACCTGGAACCAAGTTGTAGGTCAAATAATAAAATCCAATACTCAACTCAGATATAACAGGTAACAACAGAAAAGAAGACTTCAATAAACCAAGAAAAAACAAACCTGCTTTGAATATATAAGTATCTTGTCAAACTCCCTCCTTTCAGCAAAAGCAGCAACAACTTTAGGGGTTGCCCTAGCCTTTATGTATATTTTTAGTGCCATATCATTATCCACAGTCTACATCAAAGGGTACAGATGATTAGTAAACAACCTAGGCACAAAATCCATGCAATAAAAACAGTACAACTCATGTCTTACCTTGACAAGATCTCCAAGTTCTTCACTGCACTCTAGTTTGTCTTCCGCCAACCAATTTTCCAGAAGGTTCTTTTTGTTCTGATTGACGACAAGTCGAGATAGCTCAAGAGACTCGAAGGCATTAAGCTTCCCTCGAGTTAGCAATGTACCAAAGTACTGCAACAGTGGGGGTGTTTGCCCAGCTTGCACAGGAACACTCTGCAAGGCATGCCAACAGCAGTTCAGTTAAGCAAAGGAACCTACGCTGTAAGCTGATTAATTCGATATGTGTAAATTGGTCCTGACAGAAGGAGAGCACATCAGATCAACTTAATGTAGTACTTTTTGGCCGTATCTAACCATACTCGAAGGAATGACCAGCAACCACAGTTTCTCTCTGGCAGTACACAAGGCTCACAACTTTAACAGACAAAATCCCATGATCTTATCAACTTTCTAGAACAGTAGTCAGTTGATGTCGGACTAAATTATACTACTAACATAAACATTGACAATACAAAGGTGGCACCAGAGAAAAAGAGGCACATGAACATTGATAGATCCATCGgcaaaataattagaaactaACCTGAAATTTTGCAACAGTCTCAGGTGTTCTCAGGAGGCCTTGAGGAGACTCTGCGGCCAGCTCAGCGGCTTCCTTGTATTTTGTTTGTGCAAACAGTTCCTGAAATCTTTGTACAACCTGCAAGTACAAATTCAGATTCAGAACATCAGGAAAACTCATGCAATCTCTTGACACACCAGATGAAGTGTGACATGACACATCAAATGTAATGTGGAAGTGTAAATTTAACTACAGAATCTGTAACTTCAAAAACTAGTATAGAGCACCAATATTTGCATAAAGGCAAGAATGATGGTGCAATAGTTGTTTGCATAGATCTCTAAAGTACAAGTTATGTGGAAAAGAGCTGATGCATATCAGCCTACTGTAAAGTATTTGCCTTTCTATGCATGAATTAACATGTGAAGAAAACTGTGTAAGGAATGATCAAGCGACATTTTGACAAGATACCCCATGCTTATAAACTAGGGAGAGATAGTTCAGTGATATAGCAAGTTAGGTTACAGGACAAAATAGGTTACTCATCACTAGTCAGTCCAAAACTCGTATCCCAAAAAAAACAGCCAAGAAAGTTCTGCTAGCATCCATATCAATTATAGAATAGAAGTGGTGGAGCTCACCAAGTTCTCTGCACCAGGAAGGTTGGCTCTCTTGGCAAGATTCACAGCTAGCTCAAGGTTGTTTAACTGAATGCCAAAAACTGTGTTAAAAGAATTATCTAACATATGcatcaggaaaagaaaagaagtccATAAGTGTTGATGTTCATACTTGACCACTGACAAAAGGCACAACAGTTGCATCATTAACTGTGGCATGCAAAACCTGCCCTCTTCTGTTGATGGCATAAAATCCACCAGTTGAAGAAGATTCTGCTGTCAAGAATATAGGGTCCGGACTAATTCTATTTCTGTAAACTGCTGCAGCAGTTTCCAAGTCATATACAAATAAAAGGCCAAGCTTTGTAATTACATAGACAAGTCCATACTTTTGTGAAACCTGCAGCAAATATGAAATAAAGACATTTTAGATCCACCATATGATGTTCTAAAAGGTGCATATTTTTCCCGTAAGATTCTCACCTGCATAGCTACAGGAAAATCATCCTGGAAATCAGGTGGGAAGAAGAGGTCGGCTTGTTTCTTAGAGAAGCCAGGTTTCCCTACAGCCAAACAATCAATAAGAACAACAGTGATAACAATGGTCGCTT containing:
- the LOC101782089 gene encoding clathrin heavy chain 1; the protein is MAAANAPIAMREALTLTSLGIAPQFVTFTHVTMESEKYICVRETSPQNSVVIIDMAMPMQPLRRPITADSALMNPNTRILALKAQIPGTTQDHLQIFNIEAKTKIKSHQMPEQVVFWKWITPKLLGLVTQTSVYHWSIEGDSEPTKMFDRTANLANNQIINYRCDPAEKWLVLIGIAPGAPERPQLVKGNMQLFSVEQQRSQALEAHAASFATFKVAGNENPSTLICFASKTTNAGQITSKLHVIELGAQPGKPGFSKKQADLFFPPDFQDDFPVAMQVSQKYGLVYVITKLGLLFVYDLETAAAVYRNRISPDPIFLTAESSSTGGFYAINRRGQVLHATVNDATVVPFVSGQLNNLELAVNLAKRANLPGAENLVVQRFQELFAQTKYKEAAELAAESPQGLLRTPETVAKFQSVPVQAGQTPPLLQYFGTLLTRGKLNAFESLELSRLVVNQNKKNLLENWLAEDKLECSEELGDLVKTVDNDMALKIYIKARATPKVVAAFAERREFDKILIYSKQVGYTPDYLFLLQTILRTDPQGAVNFALMMSQMEGGCPVDYNTITDLFLQRNMIREATAFLLDVLKPNLPEHAFLQTKVLEINLVTYPNVADAILANGMFSHYDRPRIAQLCEKAGLYLRALQHYSELPDIKRVIVNTHAIEPQALVEFFGTLSREWALECMKDLLVVNLRGNLQIVVQAAKEYSEQLGVDACIKLFEQFKSYEGLYFFLGSYLSSSEDPDIHFKYIEAAARTGQIKEVERVTRESNFYDAEKTKNFLMEAKLPDARPLINVCDRFGFVPDLTHYLYTNNMLRYIEGYVQKVNPGNAPLVVGQLLDDECPEDFIKGLILSVRSLLPVEPLVDECEKRNRLRLLTQFLEHLVSEGSQDVHVHNALGKIIIDSNNNPEHFLTTNPFYDSRVVGKYCEKRDPTLAVVAYRRGQCDDELINVTNKNSLFKLQARYVVERMDGDLWDKVLQPENEYRRQLIDQVVSTALPESKSPEQVSAAVKAFMTADLPHELIELLEKIVLQNSAFSGNFNLQNLLILTAIKADPSRVMDYVNRLDNFDGPAVGEVAVEAQLYEEAFAIFKKFNLNVQAVNVLLDNIRSIERAEEFAFRVEEDAVWSQVAKAQLREGLVSEAIESFIRADDAAHFLDVIHAAEEANVYNDLVKYLLMVRQKAREPKVDGELIFAYAKIDRLSDIEEFILMPNVANLQNVGDRLYDEELYEAAKIIYAFISNWAKLAVTLVKLKQFQGAVDAARKANSAKTWKEVCFACVDAEEFRLAQICGLNIIVQVDDLEEVSEYYQNRGCFNELIALMESGLGLERAHMGIFTELGVLYARYRYEKLMEHIKLFSTRLNIPKLIRACDEQQHWKELTYLYIQYDEFDNAATTIMNHSPDAWDHMQFKDVCVKVANVELYYKAVHFYLQEHPDLINDMLNVLALRLDHTRVVDIMRKAGQLHLVKPYMVAVQSNNVSAVNEALNELYVEEEDYERLRESVDMHDNFDQIGLAQKLEKHELLEMRRIAAYIYKKAGRWKQSIALSKKDNMYKDCMETCSQSGDRELSEDLLVYFIEQGKKECFASCLFICYDLIRPDVALELAWMNNMIDFAFPYLLQFIREYSSKVDDLVKDKIESQNEERAKEKEEKDLVAQQNMYAQLLPLALPAPPMPGMGGPPPPMGGMGMPPMGGMGMPPMGPGPMPAFGMPPMGSY